The genomic DNA GATTCCCGTTCGTCAAGGGTTGACGGGCTGACCGGAGGAGTGGTGAGGGAGCTGAAACCGGGGGCTTGACGGGTCCCGGTCGGACTGACATTGTGCCGAAAGAATGATTTAAGGACGGCCGCAATTCAGGAGGCTCGGAATGACTCCACCCAGGACGGCGTTAGCGGCAGGACTGCTGGCGCTGGCGGTGCTCACCACCGGTTGCGTGGCGGGCACCACCGAAGACACCCCCTCCTCCGCGGCCGACCAGCCGTTCGAGGGTGAGGTCGAATTCTGGACGATCAACCTGAAGAAGAACTTCAACGACTACGTCACCGGGCTGATCACCCAGTACCAGAAGGAACACCCCAAGGTCACCGTCAAGTGGGTGGACGTGCCCGGCCAGGACAGCGCGACCAAGCTGCTCGCGGCCATGGCCAGCGGCGACGTGCCTGACGCGGTCAACCTGGGCTCTCCCGACCTCGGCAGGTTCATCCCGTCGCTGGCGCCGATGGACGACTACTTCAAGCCGGCGGAGCTCGCCGACTTCCAGCCGAACCTGGTGGAGCCGCTGCGCCAGGACGGCAAGCTCTACGGAGTGCCCTGGTACAACGGCGGCGCCCCGGTGGCGATGTACCGCAAGTCGGTCGTGTCCAAGGCCGGCTTCGACGAGAAGGCGCCGCCGAAGACCTACGACGAGGCGCTGGCCCTGGCGGCCAAGGTCTACGACGACACCAAGGTCTACGGCATCAACGAGATCCCCGGGCCGTCCGTCGTCTCCGTGCTGCGCTACTACGGGGTCACGCTGCTGTCGGAGGACAAGAAGAAGGCGGCGTTCAACACCCCCGAGGTCGCCGAGATCATCGAGAAGTTCAAGAAGAGCTACGACGAGCACGGCATCGCGCCGGGCTCCGTCTCCAAGGACGTCCGCGCCCTCCCGCAGAGCCTCGACAACGGCCAGATCGCCTTCACGGCCAGCGCCAACGGCGCGACCCTGGTCAACATCCAGAAGAACGCCCCGGACATCTACAAGGACCTCGTCGTCACCGAGCCCGTCCAGACGGCCAGCGGCGGCTATCTGCTCAACGCCCAGCAGACGTTCACCATCCCCAAGGCCTCCAAGCACAAGAAGGCGGCGGCCGAGTTCATCAAGTTCTTCACCAACGGCGCCAACCAGCTCGCCTTCTGCAAGATCGTGCCGATCTACCCGTCGACGATCTCCTCGACGAAGGACGCCTTCTTCGCCGGCGCCGGTGGCACCGATCCGGTGGACGTCGCCCGCGAGGTGATCGTCAAGGGACTGCCGAAGCTGGAGTACACCCCGATGGGCACGGCCAAGGACACCGAGCTCGCCGAGTCCCTGGCGGAGGAGATCCGCGCCGTGTTCCAGGGACAGAAGAGCGTGAAGGACGCGCTCGACACAGCAGAGAAGAATTGGAATGACGCTCTTGTCTAAGCTGCGAGTCGGCATCGTAGGTGCCGGGATCATGGGTCGCGGGCATGCCGAGGTGCTGGCGGCCCATCCGCACGCCGAGATCACCGCCGTGGCCAGCCGTACCCGGGAGCACGCGGAGGAACTGGCCGGGCGGGTGGGAGCCGCCGTCTACCCCGACTACCAGGAGCTGCTGGCCTCGGGCACGGTCGACGCGGTGTCGATCACCACCCCCGACCACCTGCACGCCGATGTGATGGTGGCGGCGGCCGAGGCGGGCGTCCACATCCTGGTGGAGAAGCCGTTCACCACGACGGTGGCCGACGCCGACCGCGCGCTGGCCGCGATCCGGCGTGCGGGCGTGGTCGCGATGTGCCTGTTCAACCACCGCTGGGTGCCCGCCTACGCCCAGGCCAAGGACCAGATGCCCCTGCTGGGGGAGGCGGTCGTGGGCTACGCGAGGAAGAACGACACGATCTACGTGCCCACCGAGATGATCGGCTGGGCGGATCAGACGACCTGCGCCTGGTTCCTGTCCAGCCACGACATCGACCTGGTGACGTGGTTGTTCGACGACGAGGTGATCGAGGTCTTCGCGACGGCCCGTTACGGCAAGCTCCGGGCGATGGGTGTCGACACCCCGGACGCCATGCAGATCCAGGCCCGGTTCAGCCGGGGCGCCACGGCCACGTTCGAGTCGGCCTGGATCTATCCCAACACCTTCCCGACCATGGTCGACAGCTACATCACGGTGGTCGGAGAGGACGGCGTGGTCCAGCTCGACCGGCAGCGGGAGAACATCCAGCTCGCCACCGACAAGGGCTACACCTACCCGCGGAACATGCTCCAGCGCGTCGTCCACGGCATCCCGGCCGGCGCCTACCGCGACGCCATCGAGCACTTCGTGCACTGCGCCCGGACGGGAAGCGAGCCGTTGATCACGGTGGAGAGCTCCCGCCACGTCACCGCGGTGCTCGCCGCCGCGCACGAGTCCGCGCGGACGGGCCTGCCGGTGAAGATCGTGGGGAGGGACTGACGTGCAGTCCGTGGAGAGACCGCCGCACATCGATCCCGTGCGGATGCGGCACATCACCGATGAGGACCTGCTCGCCGCGACCGGGACCGCGACAGTGGAGGAGTTGCGCCGCCACCTGTCCACCAGGACCGGGCCCCGGCCCGTGTTCGACGTCGTCCGCTGGGCCGCGGGCATGTCGGGGACGGAGACCGCCGCGCAGGCCGTCGCCGCCGCCGACGAGCTCCTCGGCACCGAGGTCGACTTCCTGGACAAGGGCCGCGGGCGGTCGAGGCTCTACGGGTTCCACTACCTGAGGTGGATGTCGCCCCTGGTCTCGGCCTACGCGCTGACCGGCGACCCGGCCTATGCCAAGGAGTGGGACCGGCTGTTCGGCCAGTGGTACGACAGCCGCGACCAGGTGGTCGGCGACTGGCCCGGTCTCGACGTCGTCTGGTACTCCCTCGGCGTCTGGTCGCGCTCCTCCCTGGTCACCCAGGCCCTGGCGGTCTTCGGTGAGGAGCCCGCGCTCAGCCGCGAGGGCTGGCTGCGGATGGTGAAGACCGTCCTCGGCGGCGCACGCTGGGCGGCCGAGGAGCACGACGAGTTCCGGCAGGGCAACTGGCAGTTCGCGTGCGCCTCCGAGCTCCTGCACGTCGCCGCGGTCTTCCCCGAGTTCGACGAGGCGAGCCGTTGGGCGGAGATCGCCAAGGCGCGGATCCTCGACCACCTCGAACTCGACGTGCGGGCCGACGGCGGGCACCACGAGCGCTCTCCCGGCTATCACAGCATGTGCGTCGAGGCCGTCCAGCGGGCCGCCGTCATCGGCGAGCAGTACCTCGGCTGGGACCTCGCCGCCCACCCGCGCGTCCGGGCCATGCACGACTGGTACGTCGCGCTCGTCACCCCCGCCGGGTGGATTCCCCACCTGCAGGACAGCGGCCTGTACTGGCCCGCCTCGCACCTGCTGCGCGGCCACTACCTGCTCGGCGACCCCGGTTACGAGACGCTCGCCCGGCGCTGGCTCTCACCCGAGCAGGTGCGCAGTGAGCTGGCGTGGCTGCCGCCCCGCCCGGACGGCACGCCCGTGTCCGCGCCCACGCCGGCGAGCGAGCCCGACGCCTCCTCCCGCACCCTGGACACCAGCCGATACGCGGTCTTCCGTACCGGCTGGGAGCCCGACGCGCTGCACACCGTGGTGAACTACGGGCCGTTCATCGGCCACGAGCTGGAGCCGCACAGCCACCACGCGGCGCTGGACTTCGTGCTGTCCGGCTGGGGCGTGCCGCTGGCCTGGGAGGCGGGCGGTCCGCCGTCCTACGACGATCCCGGCTACTACGACTGGTTCCAGGCGACCCGCGGGCACAACACGGTGCTTCTGCCGGGCGAGGAGTTCGTCGCCGACCGGGACGCCACCTGTGACACGTTCGCGGCCCTGCCGCACGTGGACGTGTTCGCCGGCCACCACCACGGCTACCCCAGGAGGCACGACCGGCGGATCGTCTTCGTCCGTGAATCCCCGTCGTACTGGCTGGTGACCGACGAGATCGAGGACGGCCCGGAGGCCGTCTGGCAGGTGCACGGCCGCTCGCCCTGGACGGAACACGCCGGGGGACACGCCAACGTTCAGGCACCCGGGCTCTACGTCGTGCCCGCCGATCCCGAGGCGGTCACCGGCGTCCTGCACGGCAGCGGGCCGAGCCGGATCCCCGACCCCGCGACCAGGACCGCCGAGTACGGCGAGATCCACACCCTCGGCCTGCGCCAGCGGGCCGGAACGTTCACGGTCGGCCTCTTCCCCTACGCCGAAGGCCCTCCGGTGGTCCGGCTGCACGGCGGCGAGATCTCCCTCGACGGCGTCGTCGACGCCTTCTCGGGTCACCAGTGGACGCGCTGCGACACCGAGGGCGTCCTGCTCGCCGCCGCCTGCTGGGGCCCCTCCCTCGTCCACGACGGGGTCGCCCTGGTCGAGGCCCGGGGACTGGTCGCGGCCGACGTCACCTACCGCGGGGGATTCGCCGCGGTGGTGGACACCGACCGGTGCACCGAGCTGACGGTCCACGCCCCCGGCGTGACCAGGCTGGCGCTCAACGGGGTACGGCTGCGCCCGGGCCTCACGGTCACCCTCCCGGCGTCCGGCCGCTGGCACCTGGAGGCATTGGCCGATGAGTAGCCGAGGACATG from Streptosporangium sp. NBC_01756 includes the following:
- a CDS encoding ABC transporter substrate-binding protein, with the translated sequence MTPPRTALAAGLLALAVLTTGCVAGTTEDTPSSAADQPFEGEVEFWTINLKKNFNDYVTGLITQYQKEHPKVTVKWVDVPGQDSATKLLAAMASGDVPDAVNLGSPDLGRFIPSLAPMDDYFKPAELADFQPNLVEPLRQDGKLYGVPWYNGGAPVAMYRKSVVSKAGFDEKAPPKTYDEALALAAKVYDDTKVYGINEIPGPSVVSVLRYYGVTLLSEDKKKAAFNTPEVAEIIEKFKKSYDEHGIAPGSVSKDVRALPQSLDNGQIAFTASANGATLVNIQKNAPDIYKDLVVTEPVQTASGGYLLNAQQTFTIPKASKHKKAAAEFIKFFTNGANQLAFCKIVPIYPSTISSTKDAFFAGAGGTDPVDVAREVIVKGLPKLEYTPMGTAKDTELAESLAEEIRAVFQGQKSVKDALDTAEKNWNDALV
- a CDS encoding Gfo/Idh/MocA family protein — protein: MGRGHAEVLAAHPHAEITAVASRTREHAEELAGRVGAAVYPDYQELLASGTVDAVSITTPDHLHADVMVAAAEAGVHILVEKPFTTTVADADRALAAIRRAGVVAMCLFNHRWVPAYAQAKDQMPLLGEAVVGYARKNDTIYVPTEMIGWADQTTCAWFLSSHDIDLVTWLFDDEVIEVFATARYGKLRAMGVDTPDAMQIQARFSRGATATFESAWIYPNTFPTMVDSYITVVGEDGVVQLDRQRENIQLATDKGYTYPRNMLQRVVHGIPAGAYRDAIEHFVHCARTGSEPLITVESSRHVTAVLAAAHESARTGLPVKIVGRD
- a CDS encoding heparinase II/III family protein, coding for MQSVERPPHIDPVRMRHITDEDLLAATGTATVEELRRHLSTRTGPRPVFDVVRWAAGMSGTETAAQAVAAADELLGTEVDFLDKGRGRSRLYGFHYLRWMSPLVSAYALTGDPAYAKEWDRLFGQWYDSRDQVVGDWPGLDVVWYSLGVWSRSSLVTQALAVFGEEPALSREGWLRMVKTVLGGARWAAEEHDEFRQGNWQFACASELLHVAAVFPEFDEASRWAEIAKARILDHLELDVRADGGHHERSPGYHSMCVEAVQRAAVIGEQYLGWDLAAHPRVRAMHDWYVALVTPAGWIPHLQDSGLYWPASHLLRGHYLLGDPGYETLARRWLSPEQVRSELAWLPPRPDGTPVSAPTPASEPDASSRTLDTSRYAVFRTGWEPDALHTVVNYGPFIGHELEPHSHHAALDFVLSGWGVPLAWEAGGPPSYDDPGYYDWFQATRGHNTVLLPGEEFVADRDATCDTFAALPHVDVFAGHHHGYPRRHDRRIVFVRESPSYWLVTDEIEDGPEAVWQVHGRSPWTEHAGGHANVQAPGLYVVPADPEAVTGVLHGSGPSRIPDPATRTAEYGEIHTLGLRQRAGTFTVGLFPYAEGPPVVRLHGGEISLDGVVDAFSGHQWTRCDTEGVLLAAACWGPSLVHDGVALVEARGLVAADVTYRGGFAAVVDTDRCTELTVHAPGVTRLALNGVRLRPGLTVTLPASGRWHLEALADE